The window GCCTCGTGTGGGATCCTCATCGCGGATGTGAAATATCCGGTCCGCTATATGGAGCGTCTGGCCACCGATTTGTTGAAACGAGCTAAGAAGCGGGCAAAAGAGGATCCCCAGAATCCCAAGAGCGCCATCGATTTTCTCTGGCTTCCCTCTCCGGTGGCCAGCGACAGGGTTGAGCCCTTGCTGAGCATTTACCGGCGTGGGGGAGAGGTTGAGCTGACCGCCCGGCCCTACACCCTGGACGAAGCGCAGCGCATCCGGGAGTTGATCCCTCAAGTTGCCCGATGGCCCCGCACCACACGCCACCGCTGGGCAGAGGCCCTGGAACGGGGTGTGTTTCAGTCCCTTAGCTTCATCCAGTATGACATCGCTCGGGAACGGGGAGGGAAAGAAAAAATCGCCACACTGGAACAAGCCGGAGAGATCCTCAGCAAGCGCGGGGGACGACCCATCACGGGGCTTCCCATCTGGTACCGGATCGATAACAATCAGACGGTTATGTGGCGCACACTGCTCCTCGATGTCCTGGAGCTAGCCGAACTGCATGCCATGCGGCCCGATGTGGAGGAGGAGGAAGAAGGCATATGACCAGACTGGAGATGGAGCTGATCATCACGCTGGACACCGCGCTCCACACCACCGGCAACCTCCGACGCCCGGGGGTGGACAAAGCCATGGCCCGGACCGCGCAGGGGGATCCTGTTCTCCCGGCCACCACCCTGAAGGGTTTCTTGCGGGAGAAGGCGGAGATCCTGCTGCGCGCCTGGGGGCATCCGGTATGTCTCGGGCCCGAGCCGGATCGGATGTGCAAAGGACCGGAGCCCTGCCGGATCTGTCGGGTGTTCGGCAACCCCCGACACCCCTCACCGCTGCGCTTCAGCGATGCAACCTTGATTCATGCCGACGAGGACCTGTCCGTTCGGGCAGGCGTGGCCATCAGCCGCCACCGGCGGGCGGCCTTTCCCCAACGCTTGTTCTTCATGGAAACTGTTCCATCCATTCCCGAGCGACCCATCCGGGGGCAAGCCTGGTGTGAAGGCGATTTCTTTGATCCGACAACGGCGCGAGAAGCCGCCGCGTTGATCGCCCTGGCGGCTCGCTGGGGGATCGCCATCGGGGGTGGCAAGACCCGCGGGCTGGGCTGGATCCGGGAGATCAAGGTGAACGCGCACATCGACGGCGAGCCCCTTCCAGAGAGCGCGCTGGTGGAGATCTGGCGGGCCTGGCGGGAGGGAACCCATGTGGCTTAAGATCAAGCCGCGAGAGCCTCTGCTTTTGGGCGACATCCGGCCGGACGCCCAGTTCCTACCCAGCCAGAAATACATCCCAGGGCGTATCCTGCGGGGGGCCTGGGCCGAATGGCTGCTCCGCCAGGGCGCCTCGTCGGAGACCATTCTTCAGCAGGTTGCCCGGCTACGCATCGGGAACTTCTTCCCGGCCCCCGAAGCCCCGGGATTTCTTTACGCGCTCCCCTTGCCGATGAGCGCCCTGGAATGCAAGCGCGAGGGAGGGTTCGCCACGGAACCCCATCCGAATCGTAGGGGCCATGGCATCGTGGACATCCTTCTTCCTTCCCTAGCTTATCGCCTGCTGGAACAACAGGGCGCTCGCTTCCCCCTTCCTTTCAATGTTCGTTGCCGACAGTGCAAAGATCGCATGGAGCCGGCTAATGGCTTTTACGCGGTGTATGAGGTCTATGGCACGAAATACCACACGATGTTCCGCCCGTATTTTCACGCGCAAACCAAAGTAGCCCTCAGCCGCCACCGCCGGGCGGCCACGGAAAGCATGCTGTATACCCCTTCCGCCCTCAGTTCCCATACCGATGATCCGATGAAAACGGGCGCAAGCCCGCTCATGTTCGTCGGGCGGGTTTTCCTCCGTGATGACAAAGGGGAGGATGCTGCAACGAGCTTCCGGGAAGCCCTTTCCCGTATGGCGATCGGGGCCATGCACACCCGTGGCTACGGCCGGGTCGAGGTGGAAGATGTAGAGGGGCATCTGCCTCCTCTCGGTCAGCGGCTGAAGGCCTTTAACGAGACCCTGAGGCGCCTGTGGATGGACATTCGTTCCCTGGCGGTGAACCCAGGGCGCATGCCCGATGGACCCCAGGGGATTTATTTCTCCGTCGATCTGCTGGCCCC is drawn from Thermoflexus hugenholtzii and contains these coding sequences:
- a CDS encoding RAMP superfamily CRISPR-associated protein; protein product: MTRLEMELIITLDTALHTTGNLRRPGVDKAMARTAQGDPVLPATTLKGFLREKAEILLRAWGHPVCLGPEPDRMCKGPEPCRICRVFGNPRHPSPLRFSDATLIHADEDLSVRAGVAISRHRRAAFPQRLFFMETVPSIPERPIRGQAWCEGDFFDPTTAREAAALIALAARWGIAIGGGKTRGLGWIREIKVNAHIDGEPLPESALVEIWRAWREGTHVA
- the csx10 gene encoding CRISPR-associated RAMP protein Csx10; its protein translation is MWLKIKPREPLLLGDIRPDAQFLPSQKYIPGRILRGAWAEWLLRQGASSETILQQVARLRIGNFFPAPEAPGFLYALPLPMSALECKREGGFATEPHPNRRGHGIVDILLPSLAYRLLEQQGARFPLPFNVRCRQCKDRMEPANGFYAVYEVYGTKYHTMFRPYFHAQTKVALSRHRRAATESMLYTPSALSSHTDDPMKTGASPLMFVGRVFLRDDKGEDAATSFREALSRMAIGAMHTRGYGRVEVEDVEGHLPPLGQRLKAFNETLRRLWMDIRSLAVNPGRMPDGPQGIYFSVDLLAPGIFRDDSGVPALVPILRLGNQTLRPILWMTRPDIASGWSTAWGLPKPTRLAARMGSVFVYRWEGAEDSLLSMLEGLEQEGIGERRDEGFGECLICHPFHLEVEEK